The Epinephelus lanceolatus isolate andai-2023 chromosome 8, ASM4190304v1, whole genome shotgun sequence genome includes a window with the following:
- the LOC144464220 gene encoding E3 SUMO-protein ligase ZBED1-like: MPCLAHTLQLTLKAVMKHPNADSLISRARKLVHTVRKSSVANEAMIKKCGKTLVRDCSTHWNSTFDMLRRLLEIRTELNQVLEELGMDTLLTSNWAKLENLVKLLEPFAIHTDQLQSDSQSLSQVVPCLLNLEAHLLTTASGKQLAQVLLKSLRERFAAILSPDSPQFDATPAAACLLDPSVSLILQTPDMVPLRRAAQSLVQNLAAQYNTATPSQDNVIATQTAAHSPPTVLQKYRFLASRMEVNASLTNEPEGADSLLTEMKKYGDDVKQGVFNETPLQFWRSREAVYPKLAPVALDLVSAPASQAFVERIFSVCGLLSSGLRNRTTTSLEQRVFLKINKKLLFD; encoded by the coding sequence ATGCCATGCCTGGCCCACACCCTTCAGCTCACCCTGAAAGCTGTCATGAAGCACCCAAATGCTGATTCGCTCATATCAAGAGCAAGAAAGCTGGTACACACTGTGAGGAAATCGTCAGTGGCAAATGAAGCAATGATCAAAAAGTGTGGCAAAACTCTAGTCCGAGATTGTAGCACACACTGGAACAGCACTTTTGATATGCTGAGAAGGCTGCTGGAGATCAGAACTGAACTTAACCAAGTACTTGAAGAGCTGGGCATGGACACACTTCTCACAAGCAATTGGGCTAAGCTGGAAAACCTTGTCAAACTGCTTGAGCCCTTTGCCATTCACACAGACCAGCTTCAGAGTGACAGCCAGTCACTCTCACAAGTAGTGCCATGTCTGCTCAACCTTGAGGCACACCTGCTGACGACTGCTTCTGGGAAGCAGTTAGCTCAAGTGCTGCTGAAGTCCTTGCGAGAACGTTTTGCTGCCATTCTTAGCCCTGATTCCCCACAGTTTGATgctacaccagcagcagcctgcctACTGGATCCAAGTGTTTCACTGATTCTTCAAACACCAGACATGGTGCCACTGAGGAGGGCAGCACAGTCTTTAGTGCAGAACCTGGCAGCTCAGTATAACACAGCTACTCCTTCTCAGGATAATGTTATTGCCACTCAAACTGCAGCACACTCCCCTCCTACTGTCCTTCAGAAATACCGCTTCCTTGCCTCCCGTATGGAGGTCAATGCGTCACTGACAAATGAGCCTGAGGGAGCCGACAGTCTGTTGACCGAAATGAAGAAGTATGGCGACGACGTCAAACAGGGTGTGTTTAATGAGACACCGTTGCAGTTCTGGAGATCAAGAGAGGCTGTCTATCCAAAACTTGCCCCTGTGGCACTAGATCTCGTTAGTGCCCCTGCCTCACAAGCCTTTGTGGAGCGCATCTTCTCAGTGTGTGGACTGTTGTCATCTGGCCTGAGGAACAGAACAACCACATCTCTGGAGCAGCGTGTTTTCCTCAAGATCAACAAGAAATTGTTGTTTGACTGA